From Bradyrhizobium sp. 4:
CTACCATGGATGCGGTGCGGTGGGAGGGCGAACGCCTGAGAAGCGTAAGGCGGATGCCAGCGAGGGCCGGCGGTCTTGCCCGGCAACACTTCGGGCCCTCCGGTGCAAGTCGAGTCGCGCGGAGAGCTTACAGTTCTGTCATCCTCCAGCCAAGTCCGCCGTCGCTGGCCAGACGGTGAAAAGCACGGCAATGGCGGTCCGGGTCGCCGAGGAAATCTGACGTAACAGACAGTCACGACAGAATGTCCCAGCAGCAAGGAGGCGCGTCCGGTAGATGGATCGCCTTTGCTGGGCAGGGCTTTCGTTTTCTGGACGACGGCCTTTGTTCATGCTCCGCTCGCGGAGTCCTTTCGGACGGAGGTGTGATGAACCGCGCGGCCGGCGGCCCATCGGTATTGCTCAAGAGCCGTATGTGCCGCCGCGCGTAACCAGGCCGAGAGCAACTTGGACGAACCGGCCATTAAATCCTGATCTCCGCCCGCAGCTAATCTCTCGTCTAGCGCGCATGACCCACAGACCACTCGTGGAGTGGTGACGCAGTCAGCTCGCCATGGAAACCCCACGTAGCGCACGCAGTGGGCAGCACCCGGGAGCTCGACGACAGCCATTGCTGCGGCGCTGCCGGTGTCGCAAAGCAAACAGGCCAGATGTTCGGAACCAGCCATTTGCGTCGTAAAAGCGCGCCACCTGTGCCCTGCTTCGCTCTGGCCCGGATCCTGCACCAGGTGCACGGGCGAGGGGAGCGGAAGGGAGTCGCGTGTGAATCTAGGTCTACCAGATGACAACGCGGTCGCAGCTAAATCGTCGGAAACGGACCCTCGTGGTCCAATTCACGCCGATGGAGCGGGCCGTCCGCTGCGTGAGCGGAAGACGCTGGTATTGACCGGGGCATCGCGCGGTATCGGTCGCGCCACGGGAAGATTGTTTTCGGAAGCCGGTTGGCGCATCATTTCTTGCGCGCGCCAACCATTCGACGCGGTGCGCTGCCCATGGGACTCAGAGGGGGATAGCTATATCGAAGTCGACCTGAGCGATCATCGGACGCTACCGCGCGTGGTTGCCCAGATAAAGGAGCGCCTTGCCGGCGCACCGCTGCAGGGACTGATAAACAATGCCGGAAACTCGCCAAAAACGCCAAACGGTGCCCGGCTCACGTCGCTGGCGACCTCAGTCGATACCTGGATGAGCGTGTTCCACCTCAATCTGGTGGCGCCGATCCTGCTCGCTCAAGGTCTGTTCGATGAGCTAAAAGCGGCGTCAGGCTCGATCGTCAATGTGACTTCGATCGCCGGAGCGCGGGTGCATCCATTTGCAGGCACGGCATATGCCACGTCGAAAGCTGCGCTCGCTTGTCTCACGCGCGAAATGGCGCACGACTACGCCTCACATGGCATTCGCGTCAATGCGATCGCGCCCGGCGAAATCAAGACGGACATTTTGTCGCCTGATACGGAAGCGCATCTTGTGCCAAAGATCCCACTACGCCGGGTGGGTACACCCGAAGAGGTCGCCAAGGTCATTTTCTTCCTATGTTCAGATGCGGCAAGTTATGTCACGGGTGCCGAAGTGCCGATCAATGGCGGGCAACACTTGTGAGTGAATCCGTTCCTGGCGAACCCGACTAACTCAGCTTCATCGATCGAAGCCATGTTGGCCGGGCGAATCCGCGCAGCGAGTTGGAAAGAATAAGCGCAAAATCTAGTCACTGTAAGTGCTGCCGGCGTGCCATGAAGAGCCGTCATCTCTCGCCCCCGGCCTGAGAATTGGATGTCAGATCGAGGCAGGCATGCAACACGAGTCTAACAAGTCCGATCGAGGTGATGGGGAGGATCAAGAAAGGAACGGAGAAGTCACTATGCTGGACAGCGTTTCCCTGAGCGAAACACCAAACTCAACCTCCGGCGCGGACCCTTCCGCTTCTATTCTGCCGTCGCAAGAGAAATCGCTAAGCACGATCTTTGAAATAGCGCACACGCTCACTGGCCTATCCCGGCTCGAAGCCAAGCTGGCGAGCGTCATCGAGCGGCTGCCATCGCTCGTGCAGATGCGGCGCGGCATCGTATGTCTGTTCGAACATGACGGGCTGCCCGAGATCATCGTAGACGACGGCCGGAGCGAAGGGCGCGACGCGCGTTGCGGGGGGCGCTTGCCGCAAGGAGCAATTGATCAAATTGTGGCGACGGGGCGGCCGCTCATCGTCGAGAACGTAGCGCTGCATTCGATCTTCAGTTTTTCGGAAGTCGAGATGATGCTAGACGCCGCCCGTAATACGTGTGTTGCCTTCATCGGGGTTCCCATAGAGATCGACGAGAAAGTTGTGGGTACGCTGAGCATCGACCGCATCGCAGACAACGGGACGCATGCGCAGCTCGAGGACGACCTCCGCCTGCTGACGATGGTCGCAAGCCTTCTGGGCCAGACGGCAAAGCTGCATTGCACCTTTGTGCGCGACCGCGGGCGGCTTATGGACGAGGAGTTCGGGCTGCAGACGCAGCCTTCGTCCGAGCTCAAGCCTCATGGCCGGGAGCGTAAGAAGGTCCAAGTCGAGGGAATTATCGGCGACAGTCCGGCGCTGCGCGCGATGCTTGAGAAGATCGAGCTGATCGCAAAATCGAATAGCACCGTTCTGTTGCGTGGCGAATCGGGCACCGGCAAAGAGCTGGTAGCGAAGGCTATTCACGAGCGTTCAGCGCGCGCCAAACGCCCCTTTATCAAGCTGAATTGCGCAGCCCTCACCGAGACGGTGCTGGAATCCGAATTGTTCGGTCACGAGAAGGGGGCGTTTACGGGCGCATTCAACGCGCGCAAGGGTCGCTTCGAACTCGCGGACAAGGGAACGTTGTTTCTGGATGAGATTGGCGAGATCTCGGCGTCGTTCCAGGCGAAACTCCTGCGCGTGCTTCAGGAGCAGGAGTTCGAGCGGGTGGGCGGCAATCAGACGATCAAAGTCGACGTCCGCGTGATTGCTGCCACGAACAAGAATCTTGAAGAGGCGGTGGCAAGGAAGGAGTTTCGTGCCGATCTCTATTATCGCATTAGCGTGGTTCCTCTGCTACTGCCGCCGCTGCGCGAAAGACGCACTGATATTCCGCTTCTCGCCGTTCGATTCTTGAAGAACTTCAACAATGAGAACGGCCGTGCTCTGGTCTTCGAGTCAAGTGCGATTGACGTTCTTATGAATTGCGGATTTCCCGGTAATGTCCGTGAGCTGGAGAACTGTGTGCAGCGGACCGCGACCCTGGCGCACGGATCGTCGATCGTAAGAGACGATTTTGCCTGCTGCCACGGGCAATGCCTGTCGGCCACGCTATGGAAGTGCGGGCTGGAGCAAGTGGCACGACAGCCGAGCCCGATAATCTCACTTCCCGCGAGGCTGAGCATGCCGCCGACACAAGCTGTGGCACACGTTCAGCCGGTCGGTAGCGAACTGACGCCGCTAGAGCCACCCGGCCGACACAACATAGGTGCCGCCAAGGTCACAGATCGCGAGCGCGTAGTCGCCGCGATGGAAAGGTCCGGGTGGGTACAGGCCAAGGCGGCGCGCTTGCTTGGACTGACGCCGCGCCAGATTGGCTATGCCTTGAGAAGGCAAGGTATCGAGATCAAGCGCTTCTGAATAAAAAGTCGGCTGGCGTGTCTCTCGATCGCCGGGCGCGGTAGGAGAGCGTGCGCAAGAGGCGGTACTCTGGTCCATGAAGCGGATACGAAACCGATGTGCTCTGCTTGGGAGGCCATGCCGGGAGCGTAAGCCATCTTCGCGTCAGCCGCGTGCTGGTCATCGTCTGCTTGCAATGTATTCGCCCTATGAGAAATGATTAGGTGTCGAACCAGCGCAAGATCGCGGCCGGGCCGTTTATGGCGCGACTCAGATGAGAGAGATCACGTCCCGCTTTACGCAGCTCGTCGCAGTCCCAACGGTCTCACCGTCAATCGCCAGCCGTTGCATTCGTCACTCATCGG
This genomic window contains:
- a CDS encoding SDR family oxidoreductase, giving the protein MNLGLPDDNAVAAKSSETDPRGPIHADGAGRPLRERKTLVLTGASRGIGRATGRLFSEAGWRIISCARQPFDAVRCPWDSEGDSYIEVDLSDHRTLPRVVAQIKERLAGAPLQGLINNAGNSPKTPNGARLTSLATSVDTWMSVFHLNLVAPILLAQGLFDELKAASGSIVNVTSIAGARVHPFAGTAYATSKAALACLTREMAHDYASHGIRVNAIAPGEIKTDILSPDTEAHLVPKIPLRRVGTPEEVAKVIFFLCSDAASYVTGAEVPINGGQHL
- the nifA gene encoding nif-specific transcriptional activator NifA; its protein translation is MLDSVSLSETPNSTSGADPSASILPSQEKSLSTIFEIAHTLTGLSRLEAKLASVIERLPSLVQMRRGIVCLFEHDGLPEIIVDDGRSEGRDARCGGRLPQGAIDQIVATGRPLIVENVALHSIFSFSEVEMMLDAARNTCVAFIGVPIEIDEKVVGTLSIDRIADNGTHAQLEDDLRLLTMVASLLGQTAKLHCTFVRDRGRLMDEEFGLQTQPSSELKPHGRERKKVQVEGIIGDSPALRAMLEKIELIAKSNSTVLLRGESGTGKELVAKAIHERSARAKRPFIKLNCAALTETVLESELFGHEKGAFTGAFNARKGRFELADKGTLFLDEIGEISASFQAKLLRVLQEQEFERVGGNQTIKVDVRVIAATNKNLEEAVARKEFRADLYYRISVVPLLLPPLRERRTDIPLLAVRFLKNFNNENGRALVFESSAIDVLMNCGFPGNVRELENCVQRTATLAHGSSIVRDDFACCHGQCLSATLWKCGLEQVARQPSPIISLPARLSMPPTQAVAHVQPVGSELTPLEPPGRHNIGAAKVTDRERVVAAMERSGWVQAKAARLLGLTPRQIGYALRRQGIEIKRF